In Bubalus bubalis isolate 160015118507 breed Murrah chromosome 3, NDDB_SH_1, whole genome shotgun sequence, a genomic segment contains:
- the CTSB gene encoding cathepsin B isoform X2, translating into MPGNSGQTARPSKRSETRDPVAPAGCNGGFPSGAWNFWTKKGLVSGGLYNSHVGCRPYSIPPCEHHVNGSRPPCTGEGDTPKCSKTCEPGYSPSYKEDKHFGCSSYSVANNEKEIMAEIYKNGPVEGAFSVYSDFLLYKSGVYQHVSGEIMGGHAIRILGWGVENGTPYWLVGNSWNTDWGDNGFFKILRGQDHCGIESEIVAGMPCTHQY; encoded by the exons ATGCCCGGGAACAGTGGCCAAACTGCCCGACCATCAAAGAGATCAGAGACCAGGGATCCTGTGGCTCCTGCTGG ctgtaacGGCGGCTTCCCCTCTGGAGCCTGGAACTTCTGGACAAAGAAAGGCTTAGTGTCCGGGGGCCTCTATAACTCACATGTAG GTTGCAGGCCGTACTCCATCCCTCCCTGTGAGCACCATGTGAACGGCTCCCGGCCCCCGTGTACCGGTGAGGGGGACACCCCCAAGTGCAGCAAGACCTGTGAGCCTGGCTACAGCCCGTCCTACAAAGAAGACAAGCATTTTG GATGCAGTTCCTACAGCGTCGCCAACAACGAGAAGGAGATCATGGCAGAGATCTACAAAAATGGTCCAGTCGAGGGGGCCTTCTCTGTGTACTCGGACTTCCTGCTATACAAGTCTG GGGTGTACCAGCACGTCTCTGGAGAGATTATGGGAGGCCACGCCATCCGCATCCTAGGCTGGGGAGTGGAGAACGGCACCCCCTACTGGCTGGTCGGCAACTCCTGGAACACTGATTGGGGTGACAATG GCTTCTTCAAAATCCTCAGAGGACAGGACCACTGTGGAATCGAGTCGGAAATCGTGGCTGGAATGCCGTGCACTCATCAGTACTAG
- the CTSB gene encoding cathepsin B isoform X1, translating into MWRLLATLSCLLVLTSARSSLYFPPLSDELVNFVNKQNTTWKAGHNFYNVDLSYVKKLCGAILGGPKLPQRDVFATDVVLPESFDAREQWPNCPTIKEIRDQGSCGSCWAFGAVEAISDRICIHSNGRVNVEVSAEDMLTCCGGECGDGCNGGFPSGAWNFWTKKGLVSGGLYNSHVGCRPYSIPPCEHHVNGSRPPCTGEGDTPKCSKTCEPGYSPSYKEDKHFGCSSYSVANNEKEIMAEIYKNGPVEGAFSVYSDFLLYKSGVYQHVSGEIMGGHAIRILGWGVENGTPYWLVGNSWNTDWGDNGFFKILRGQDHCGIESEIVAGMPCTHQY; encoded by the exons ATGTGGCGGCTCTTGGCCACCCTCAGCTGCCTGCTGGTGCTGACCAGTGCCCGGAGCAGCCTGTATTTCCCGCCTCTGTCCGATGAGCTGGTCAACTTTGTTAACAAGCAAAACACCACTTGGAAG GCTGGACACAACTTCTACAACGTGGACCTGAGCTACGTGAAGAAGCTGTGTGGCGCCATCCTGGGCGGGCCCAAGCTGCCCCAGAG AGATGTATTTGCTACGGATGTGGTTCTGCCTGAAAGCTTCGATGCCCGGGAACAGTGGCCAAACTGCCCGACCATCAAAGAGATCAGAGACCAGGGATCCTGTGGCTCCTGCTGG GCGTTCGGGGCTGTGGAAGCCATTTCTGACCGGATCTGCATCCACAGCAATGGGCGTGTCAACGTGGAGGTGTCTGCTGAAGACATGCTGACCTGCTGTGGCGGCGAGTGTGGGGACGG ctgtaacGGCGGCTTCCCCTCTGGAGCCTGGAACTTCTGGACAAAGAAAGGCTTAGTGTCCGGGGGCCTCTATAACTCACATGTAG GTTGCAGGCCGTACTCCATCCCTCCCTGTGAGCACCATGTGAACGGCTCCCGGCCCCCGTGTACCGGTGAGGGGGACACCCCCAAGTGCAGCAAGACCTGTGAGCCTGGCTACAGCCCGTCCTACAAAGAAGACAAGCATTTTG GATGCAGTTCCTACAGCGTCGCCAACAACGAGAAGGAGATCATGGCAGAGATCTACAAAAATGGTCCAGTCGAGGGGGCCTTCTCTGTGTACTCGGACTTCCTGCTATACAAGTCTG GGGTGTACCAGCACGTCTCTGGAGAGATTATGGGAGGCCACGCCATCCGCATCCTAGGCTGGGGAGTGGAGAACGGCACCCCCTACTGGCTGGTCGGCAACTCCTGGAACACTGATTGGGGTGACAATG GCTTCTTCAAAATCCTCAGAGGACAGGACCACTGTGGAATCGAGTCGGAAATCGTGGCTGGAATGCCGTGCACTCATCAGTACTAG